Within Marinomonas mediterranea MMB-1, the genomic segment TTTGGCGAGATGATAACGGAAAAAACGCCAAATGCTTAGAGAATTTCTTTAATTGTTTAAATAGGGACTCGCTATGATTTTTCAAGCGCACATAACGCACATTCTGGATCTTGCGTTAAGGTCATTTCACGCCAGCTTCCAGCAAACCCATCAAAAATCTTCAAACGACCGTGAGCAACTTCACCTTTGTCACTCAACAGTTTTACAGCATCGAGAGACTGCATCACCCCCATTGCCCCCACAACTGGACCCATTATGCCGTTTTCATTACAACTTAACGCTTGATCGGACAACTCTGGGTACAAACATTCATAGCAAGGAGACGCATCTGTGTCGTATCGAAACGTGATCAACTGCCCTTCCCAACGAATGGCCGCACCACTTACTAAAGAAACCTTAGCCTTATAGCAGGCTCTATGCAGTAATTTACGCGTTTTAAAATTGTCTGTGCAGTCTAATACAACGTCCACTTCCGAGACCAATGCCTCCGCATTGTGCTCGTTTAATTTACTCTCGACTGCATTGATCGTAACGTCAGATGCTTTTGCGTTTAACAAATCTTTAGCCGCTTTCGCCTTACTTTCGCCGACATTGCTCTCATTAAATAGAACTTGTCTAGGTAAATTGCTTTCTTCAATACAATCGTCGTCCAACAAGGTTAACGTGCCAACGCCTGCGCCTGCTAAATACGTCGCCGCAATGTTACCTAACCCACCAACACCTACAATTAATGCACGTTTACTACTAAGATTAAGTTGGCCTTCAATATCAAAGTTAGGTAGCAATAACTGGCGACTGTATCTATTTAATTGTGATTCGTTCATTTACTGACTCTAATTAACTGACGCCATAAGCTTAATCCTGCCCGATGGGTCAAAAATCTGATATTATCCGCTGCTTAAATATAAGCACGATCAAGACGGACACACTGCATGAAATTTCCTGGCCGACGAAAGCTCAAACATTACTTCCCAGTATCCCAAGAAAAAGCCATTTTACCTTCTACTGAAGTCAGGCCTAATAAGGATACCTATATTGTTGGGTTAGATGAAACTATTGTAGATGTCGTCGCGAACATCGACGATGCTTTTTTAGAAAAGTTCGCAATTAAAAAAGGCTTATCTAATCTAATCGATGTTGATACCGCACAAAAAATCTACGCGGAGTTGATGAAGAACAACAGTATTTCCGACCACTTTGCCGGTGGAACAATTGCCAACACCATTCACAACTACTCAGTATTGGCCGACGATAAATCCGTTTTACTTGGCGTTATGTCCTCAAATATCGCGTTAGGTTCGCCTGAATACCACTATGTATGCACCACCAGCAGCAAAGTTGATATGAGCCATCTACAGGGCGTCAGCGGCGATATTGGTCGCGGCGTGACACTTATCACGCCCGATGGTGAGCGCACCTTTGCCATTTCACCGGGCGATATGGATGAACTTAATGAAAACCACATTCCTGAAGACATCATTGCTGGCAGCGCTTCTTTAGTAACCTGCGCCTATCCGTTGAGGCATGAAGGCAAACCGATCAAACCCGCCATGCTAAAAGCACTGCAAGATGCGAAAAAGCACGATGTGCCAGTCGTACTCACACTCGGCACACAACATTTAGTAGAAGAAAACCGAGAAGAGCTGTTAGCGCTCATTCGCGATTACGTTACTGTGCTCGCAATGAACGAGTTAGAAGCACAAGCATTAACGGGTCATAAAGAGCCGCTATTAGCCGCTAAAGTCATTCTTGATGATGTGGATATGGTGCTGCTGACAAACGGGCCGGAAGGCTTGTATCTATGTGGGCACGTAGAAAACTCACTAAAAAGAGGAACGAGCAACCCGATAAAGTCAGATGATCTCGCGGATTTCAATCGTTGGGAGTTTAGCCGCCCAATGAAGCGAAACCTTTGTAAGAAACCAATGAAGGTGTACTCTCATATTGACCCTTACATGGGTGGCCCAGAAAAAATAAAGAACACAAATGGCGCTGGTGATGGCGCACTGTCGGCGTTGCTGCACGACATTTCAGCTAATCACTATCATAAGCAAGCCGTTCCAAGTTCGAGTAAACATACCGCGCCGTTTCTCGCCTACTCTTCCTTCGCTCAAATCTGTAAATACTCGAATCGCGTGAGTTACGAGATTTTGGCGCAAAACGCACCACGTTTAAGTAAAGGTTTACCAGAAAGAGAAGACAGCCTAGAGGAAGCTTATTGGGAAAGGTAAGTTTTTCTTTCTTACTCACTTTTCCAACTAATTGCATCTCAATAAAAAGCGCTAATCAACATAGCGCTTTTTATTGGAAAATAGCTTATTGCGAATACAAGGTTAGACGCTTGATCATCTAGATACCCTGTCTAGATAGTAAAGGTTCGAGTTTTACTATCTAGATGATGAACTTGCTCGTAAATATCGCCTGCATTGCTGCCAATACTGGAAATAAATTCATGATCCGTCTTGAGCAGCTGTGCAACATTGTCCATTTCGTCATTCATATGAGCCACGGTTTGAGAGATGTCTTTGACGGCCTGCGCCATATCATTCGACGTAGCGGAACTCATTTGCGCATTTTGCTCTATTTCACGAATCGCTAAGCCTGCATTTTCGCTCAATTGTTCGATCGCTTTTAAGCTTTCCTGACCACTACTCATGGTTGTTATCGCTTCCTCTGTCGAGGATTGAATGGTGTTCACAATTTCCGTAATCGAAGACGTTGCCTCTACGGTTTTTTCGGCTAGTAACCGAACTTCATCCGCGACAACAGAGAAACCACGACCTGCCTCACCCGCACGAGCAGCTTCAATAGCGGCATTCAACGCCAGCAAATTGGTTTGATTAGCAAGATCATTAATCATCGCAATAACGTCGTCAATATCCTTCGATAAGACACCCAGCTCATTCAATTTCACACTGGTTCGGTTCACTATATCGATAGTATTGCTAAGGTTAGAAAGCGCATCATTGATGGTTTCTGCGCCCTTTTTCGCAGAGTCATAAGTATCGTTTGATTGCGTACTCAAATCGTTGGTCGTTGCAGAAATATCCGAAATCGTCGCAGAAATTTGCTGTGTAGAAGACGCCAGTTCAATGGTTTGTTGGCTAACCGAGAGGTTGCTTTTTGTGATGCTCGACACCGCTGAATTTAGCTCAGTGACTTTGTCATTCACATCCTGAGTCGTCGACATCACATCACCGATTACACCTCCCAAGCCTTCCGTCATTTCATTTACGGAGCCACAGAGCTGATCAAAATCATCACCTCGCGCTTTGTTCACAGCCAGTTGAGCGGTTAAATCCCCGTCTTTAATTTTGCCTAGGTCTGCAATAATTTGACTCATCATATTATTTACACTGCGGCCAATGCCCATCATCATCAGTGCTGCTACGACAGCCACAATAATGCTCACAGCCAAAAGACTGACTTTCGCTTGCGATGAACTGTGTTGCGCAGCGCTTCGAGCACTCGACACTAAACTTTGCATAAAAGCCGAAGCAGATTGATGTACACTGCTCAAAGCGTCACTCGCACTCGTAAATTGACTCTGTAACTCGCTGTATTGCTTGGTCGCATCGTCAAATACGGAAAGACCCGCTAAGTAAGGCGTCATCGCATCGGAAAAACGATCCTCTAAATTGTACTTCTTCACCTTTTCCGCAAAGGCGCTAAAGGCTGCATCAAATGCTTCTTTATTCTCTTTAGTAGGCTCAAATATATAGACTTTTTCCGCTTCACGTACCGGAGAGAAAGCTTGCTTCATAAGGCTTAAGCGCGAGACCTTTGCAAAAAGCGCTTCGCCCAACAATTTAACTTCGCCACGTAATCCAGACGAGCCAGTAAAGCCTACTTTGTGTTTGCTCTCTAATAATTGCGTCATCAAATCGTTATAACGCTTAAACCCAGCAGCGACTTGTCGTATATGATCCTGAGCAGTCGAGTCAACCAGCACGTTAACGTCATCCGCTAACGTAGCGCTAAACTGGTTATACTTGTCTTGCTGCCGTTCTAAAAATTCGGTGTACGATTGATCATCCACACGGCTTAGTGCTTCAGATTCTTTCATGATGGAAATGACCAACGACGATAAATTTTTATCGACCTCAGTTAATGTATCGAAGCGAACCGAAGAGGCATCTTGTTCATTGAGACCTTTGAAGGCGACGCCGGTCACAATCGCAAAACCAAGAATGGCGGTTAGTAGTAGCGTTAAAAGCTTTACTCGAAAGCTGATATTAGAAAACATGCATTTATCCTTTGATCACAACTAAGGGTCAATTTTTTGATGATAATAAGCACAAGCTTATAAAATCAAAGCTGCTTTCCTTGCTTCTCGCTATTAAGACCAGTCTATAAAATCCTTGGCGACCATACTATCCTAAAAACGCATACAGATTAAAAGGCAACACCCTGTTGTATAAAAGACTTACGCCATTATTTCACAATTAAGAAAGTCTTTGCTTCAATACGTTTTGGTTAATATTTACGCTAATGGCGCAGCTTGTATTGAGAAAAAGAGTACGCACGTATTACGTTCGGGTCCCGTAATTTAAGGTGCTTCGTTGTGCGTCCCGAAACACGCTCACGCCATACTTTAAAACTCTTAGGTTTCAGTGAACGGCGCATGAGTAGAATAACCCGCGGCTCAGGGAGTCCAAACAAGCCTTCGATGGCTTCGAACGGCGTTCGATCTTCCCAAGCCATTTCAATAATTCTCGATAACTCATCAACTGAAAATACCATACCTCACTCCATCGCAAACTTAGCAGTAACAATAAACGTCGAATTCTTACGCGTCTAAAGCCTGTTCGGATCTGCGTCCCCCGCTCACATACGATATAAAAGTCACTTTTAACTTAAGGCACTACAATGTCAGCGCAAAGTAAGATACGCCTGATGCCACCTCAGAACCTTGAGAGGACCGTGGCCGAAAGCCTAATTTAGTCAACAGTTTGATTGACGCGATATTATCGTTGTCTACACCACCTATCAGCACGTTCCAGTCTGAGCCATTAGACGAGTTATCAGATGAAACATGAGACGCAATCTCGATAAAACCACTCAGCATTTCACCCGCTAAACCGATTCCCCAATATTGCTCACCAAGCAGATAGCCTATATTCACGTCTCCTGACCCGTCGTCATAAGCGAAAATGAAACCTACTACGTCATCGGCATTTTTACTTTCTACGACACACAAGCGGCTTTCGGCTAACATCTTAGTCAGCCAGCTCTCTGCTTTGGTACTTGTATCAATGCCATGAAAGTATGGCGGTAGACTTTGAACCACAGACGGCGTAAGTAACTCAACAATACTTAATCCTATTCTGTTTACCTTAGAAGCCACGTCTACTTCTTGTAATTCATACACTCTTAACCTTGATGTCGAATACGAAATGTTCATCAATCAATGCACTCTTTGTTTAGTTTGGCTTTTTTAGACGGCTTTTATTTAGGCGGTTATAGGGTCTTTTCAATAAGCCTTTTTATTTAGCCTTTTCGCGCCGTCTTTTTGTATAAATAATAAGCACTCGCACACGATAATGTGTCACAATATGGGCATAGACTCTCATTTTAAGCTTGTTGATTTATTAACAAGCTTCCTTCAACCCTAATGCATTTTCAAGCGTCGTCGAAAAGCACTCTATTTTAGGAAGAAATTTATGCAAAAACTAACGCCTGCCGGCCAGAATTTAGTCAGCGACATTGCTTATCGATTCGGCCTTAGTCAAGATGCAGTCATTCATATGCTCGTTGCCGTAAACAATGGAAATGGAAGTATGGCACAGTTTAACTGCCCTGAATTAGGCGGCTCTGGACAATGGATGCAAGGAGGTATGACCATGGTTGGAGACATGTTCAACAATGGTTTAAAAAACACCGTCGACAATCTGTGTTCTGAACTGTCAAATGCACTAGCGAATATGCAATTGTTCCCAGTCGCTCCGGCTCACACGCCTGGTAGCCTACAATGGTGGCCTGGCGATTTAGGCCAGCCGTTTAGCAGCGGTGCACAAAACAACATACGCTATGCAGTATTCCCTAATCGATTGGCCGTAGAGCTCAACGGCGCAGTCACTGTCTACGATACGCTCAATCACAATATTGGTGGCGTCAGTCAGCAACAAGGGTCAAATACGTCTCTTAGCTTTTCCAGCCAGTTCGGCGAAATCGGCGTTGAAACACTGCCAATCGTTTCTGGGGCAACGCAACAGCAAGACGCACTAGCCCCTTCTAACGCGCAAATCAATTTCGCGGAACCAGCACCACAAAACAATGGCGTTTTTGATAACCAACAAATCAACAACCCAAACAATGTTATGGGAACGTCAAGCGCGAATACGATGGACACGTCGTCAGGCACACAAGACGAAATTTTCACCTTACTTGAAAGACTAGGCAAGTTATTTGACGCTGGCGTTCTCACACAAGAAGAGTTTAATACGAAAAAAGCGGAGCTATTGGGGCGCATTTAACCAATTTTTTCCGTGAATTTACATAATGATGAGACCTTTGCACGAAGTCACGAGCAAAGCCAAGACGAGGCAAAAATAGACGAAAAAGCGGAGTTTATGCGTTATAAATGAGCATTTTGAGTGTCTTTTTAACACTGTATTGGAGAGCGTAGTCGTCGTGCAAAGGTCTCATGATATG encodes:
- a CDS encoding TIGR03643 family protein; translation: MVFSVDELSRIIEMAWEDRTPFEAIEGLFGLPEPRVILLMRRSLKPKSFKVWRERVSGRTTKHLKLRDPNVIRAYSFSQYKLRH
- a CDS encoding methyl-accepting chemotaxis protein, translated to MFSNISFRVKLLTLLLTAILGFAIVTGVAFKGLNEQDASSVRFDTLTEVDKNLSSLVISIMKESEALSRVDDQSYTEFLERQQDKYNQFSATLADDVNVLVDSTAQDHIRQVAAGFKRYNDLMTQLLESKHKVGFTGSSGLRGEVKLLGEALFAKVSRLSLMKQAFSPVREAEKVYIFEPTKENKEAFDAAFSAFAEKVKKYNLEDRFSDAMTPYLAGLSVFDDATKQYSELQSQFTSASDALSSVHQSASAFMQSLVSSARSAAQHSSSQAKVSLLAVSIIVAVVAALMMMGIGRSVNNMMSQIIADLGKIKDGDLTAQLAVNKARGDDFDQLCGSVNEMTEGLGGVIGDVMSTTQDVNDKVTELNSAVSSITKSNLSVSQQTIELASSTQQISATISDISATTNDLSTQSNDTYDSAKKGAETINDALSNLSNTIDIVNRTSVKLNELGVLSKDIDDVIAMINDLANQTNLLALNAAIEAARAGEAGRGFSVVADEVRLLAEKTVEATSSITEIVNTIQSSTEEAITTMSSGQESLKAIEQLSENAGLAIREIEQNAQMSSATSNDMAQAVKDISQTVAHMNDEMDNVAQLLKTDHEFISSIGSNAGDIYEQVHHLDSKTRTFTI
- a CDS encoding SHOCT domain-containing protein, coding for MQKLTPAGQNLVSDIAYRFGLSQDAVIHMLVAVNNGNGSMAQFNCPELGGSGQWMQGGMTMVGDMFNNGLKNTVDNLCSELSNALANMQLFPVAPAHTPGSLQWWPGDLGQPFSSGAQNNIRYAVFPNRLAVELNGAVTVYDTLNHNIGGVSQQQGSNTSLSFSSQFGEIGVETLPIVSGATQQQDALAPSNAQINFAEPAPQNNGVFDNQQINNPNNVMGTSSANTMDTSSGTQDEIFTLLERLGKLFDAGVLTQEEFNTKKAELLGRI
- a CDS encoding HesA/MoeB/ThiF family protein — encoded protein: MNESQLNRYSRQLLLPNFDIEGQLNLSSKRALIVGVGGLGNIAATYLAGAGVGTLTLLDDDCIEESNLPRQVLFNESNVGESKAKAAKDLLNAKASDVTINAVESKLNEHNAEALVSEVDVVLDCTDNFKTRKLLHRACYKAKVSLVSGAAIRWEGQLITFRYDTDASPCYECLYPELSDQALSCNENGIMGPVVGAMGVMQSLDAVKLLSDKGEVAHGRLKIFDGFAGSWREMTLTQDPECALCALEKS
- a CDS encoding GNAT family N-acetyltransferase, coding for MNISYSTSRLRVYELQEVDVASKVNRIGLSIVELLTPSVVQSLPPYFHGIDTSTKAESWLTKMLAESRLCVVESKNADDVVGFIFAYDDGSGDVNIGYLLGEQYWGIGLAGEMLSGFIEIASHVSSDNSSNGSDWNVLIGGVDNDNIASIKLLTKLGFRPRSSQGSEVASGVSYFALTL
- a CDS encoding inosine/guanosine kinase; protein product: MKFPGRRKLKHYFPVSQEKAILPSTEVRPNKDTYIVGLDETIVDVVANIDDAFLEKFAIKKGLSNLIDVDTAQKIYAELMKNNSISDHFAGGTIANTIHNYSVLADDKSVLLGVMSSNIALGSPEYHYVCTTSSKVDMSHLQGVSGDIGRGVTLITPDGERTFAISPGDMDELNENHIPEDIIAGSASLVTCAYPLRHEGKPIKPAMLKALQDAKKHDVPVVLTLGTQHLVEENREELLALIRDYVTVLAMNELEAQALTGHKEPLLAAKVILDDVDMVLLTNGPEGLYLCGHVENSLKRGTSNPIKSDDLADFNRWEFSRPMKRNLCKKPMKVYSHIDPYMGGPEKIKNTNGAGDGALSALLHDISANHYHKQAVPSSSKHTAPFLAYSSFAQICKYSNRVSYEILAQNAPRLSKGLPEREDSLEEAYWER